The DNA sequence CTCACACcacaatccaaccaattcaaaatttTATGCCAACCAATGCTCTATCAGATCGTACAGTACATAAACCAGTAAAAATGGGTAAAATTTGagtttttgtttattcaaaccaccaacttctcacattcatcatcCAACCAACTCAACGATGATCTATAAGGCACAAATAGGCCATCCCCAACAACTAAAACTGATTTTCAATTTGTTAAGACCGTTGGAACTACTTGGCCAATCGGTggggaaatgttgcttagcaacttttgcaactttttacatcttttgacaacttttcaattttgacattccaaagtccctaatggacttGTAGACCAATCCTAAGCCTAAAAAAACTTAGGGAACAACTTAAAAACATACCTCCTACCCTAGATGAACCCATGGTTAGAGTTGGTCACTAGGTTTATAAGTGACCTAGAGCCAACTAACCTTACAAGAAGTTCTTTTTTACATTCATAGGTTCCAAAGATCCACATTGATTCAAAACACCATTCTAGGGTGTAGGACCATCTATCAacacacaaacaaaaaaaatccaaaaccaagaggtGCCCTGCACCACCAGGGCCCCAAAGAACCCACCACCTCGCCAAAAGTGAACAGATCTGCCACAATTGCACCATCTTGAACAACACCAAACACAGAAACCTTTGGCCAAAAGACAAAAACATCTGCATCACACACCAAAAGAGTCCCCACACTACCCCCGATACCTCTTCCGCCTCCCAAGCTACAGGTCGAATAGAAGGCCATAGAGAACAAGGGAAAAGAAGAGCTACGATGTTCCAAATACTTGTCCCAGTGCCAAAGAGGGAGAGAAGATCCTCCCGAAACAACCTCACCACCATACACATCCACAAACCCCACACACATGCCATCCTTCCAAGAGGAAGAGGCCCTAAGGAAGATCCAGTCAATCCATGCAAAGAGGAACCAAGCAGAGCCGACAACCATGAGCgaggaagggatggagagtcttcGTGAACCCCACCCAAAACAGGCTGTCAACCGCCATCCATCATCCTCGTCATCTCCATCGCCATTGTAAGCTGCAACATCGCCTGCAACACAATGGCCTCCCAAAACTCTAGTGCCACACCCCCACCTTCGGCTACTCCCGTTCAACATTTTTTCCAACCCTACAAAAGAGCTATTTGTTGTTATAAAAATGACACATTATTATATAAAATGCAACTTATATTCAACTTTAAATGTTCATAAGAATTTTTGGCAATCCTTCACATTTCATTGGAAAGTACAATTTATTTATTGTGGCCACCTTTCATATCCATGATAGGATAAAATATTAATATGAAataatcaaaatgcatatacatagttaTCCCAGTAGTTGTACACATAAAATAGTATTTTTTTACTATGACAACATATCTTGTTCAAATGATCACTTTATTTTATACATAACAAAGTTATATAGATAGTTATGACATTTTATATGAAACAAAATTGTACTTATTTCATTTCATTTGTTTGtgaatttatttatgttttttatataacatttattaattCTCATGTTATGGGTCTATCTTGACTAACATTTTGTTGTTTTTAATTTACTTGTGGACTTATTATTgataatatatagtataaatatgtttGAAGACTAGATATTACAACCACAAGTACTATACTAACAATTGGACCCCATGCAActattatcttttgtaatatggaaattgaaacaacaaatgtaaaaattaaaaatGTGGAATGCTAAgtgaacaaaaaaaaattggattagaAGACTTCACGTGGCCGACTCTTGACTTGACCACTTATATATTCAATGCTTAAAGTGTGCTAGTGATACCTACATGCGTCAGTGCAAAATATTTAAGATATGATGATTCATTACTCGACATAATGCAATAAATTTTAGTGGCTGTagattcaattaattaataaatacagtAAAATGTACATCCTAAATGCTGCATAGAGCTTAGTTGGAAACATAGAGCATACTGCAAGCCTGCAAGTTGCCctttttccttctttctcttctcttttttgGGAATGTGAATCCCAATGGTCACATGACTATTTACATTCTCCCAACTCTTGGTTTCACAGTTGAATGTGGTTGTATAAGTGGATGTGTGCAGTCCATGTACGATGTAGATTGAATGACAACTAATAAAGATTTTTTCCCTTCTTGAGAGTGGATGTAGCCTTTATGCCGAATCACTATAAAttcatgttttgtgtttttgttgtattattttctctctatttatgttgattatatattctttctcttcttgttttaaattaataattgttaTCAAAGTTTGGTGAGTGATTGAGTAGAGATGAAAGAAGATGACGAGATTGATCttattattgaagaatttattgaCAATTTAGATTTGACAAAGAGTGATGTTGTGCCTACAAAACCTGAAAGAATCTGTCATGTACATTGGTGGAATGGCTGAAAAAATGAGGAGGATTGGACTAAAGAAGAGGACATTGAAGCGAGTGTGGATGaatttgaggaagatgagattgagaACTAGGAGGAATATATAAAATTGTGAGGCTGAAGGAAGATAATCTATTTCTCATAGATAGATTGATATTTATGGAAGATGCAATGGGGAATAATTTTATTTCAATGGCTCGTGAAGTTGAGAAAATTAGAGCAAAACTTACGAATTTAGAGCAGAGAGCTTGGGGTGGGCCATTCAGTTCAAAATTTGGTCATGAGGGTTTTGATAAATTAACTCTTCAACCAAAGGATACAGAGCATAAATTAAACCACATAGGGTAGAGTGAGAGTCGGTCTGTTATAGATATGGAATTCGAGGCAGAAGAAAATTATTTATCCTTTAATTCCAGGAGAAGAAAGAAGGTCAGAATCTCATGGTCGCCATGTTTCTGGAGGTGTTTGTGCATCTTGGGGAATTTACTGTTGAATCCATTGTGGAGTTTGACTCTCAAGATGAGGAGGATGCAATTTGGAGCACTACCAAGGAGACACAAATTTATGGCCCTAGGAGGCTTGGCAATGATAATGAGAATGTTTCTATCGCTAAAGACAATGATTTTGATAGAGAAGTTGAATAAATTGGAAAGGTAGATGTGTTTGATGAGTTCGAAGAATTTAAAGAGAAAAGAATTAGAGCCACAACACATAATAAAAAGACAAGGGAGAATCTAATGCACAATATTACTAATAGAAtgcccaatagaagaagaagaagaatagcaACCCCTATTGCACCAAGATAGGCAATGCAAAGAGAAACAAGGGTGACGACCATGGAAGGACTTAACCAAGCAAATTTGGACTCATACTGACTTGTGACTTCTTTAGAGAAGCATTCCTGTGGTGAGGAGCTTTCTCACTCCATTTGCCTCAATGATAACCTGGAAGAAACGAAGGTCCGAGTTGAGAAATTTATTGACTATGAGGATGCTGTAGATAATATATTCGCCATGTTGGAAGGTGGCACGAACGAGAGGGAAGAATTGCTACATGTGGTCAGTGATTTGGGTGTGGGCACTTATGTGGAGCAATTGGCTTCTCCTACCAGGATTGCAATAAAAAGACCTGCCATAGAAACCAATCATTTTCGGGATTTTGTTTTGGATAAAGAAGACGGCCAAGATGATCGACATATAAGCGTAATGAAAAGTGCTATAGAGCTTCATGCTGTTGAGAGTAATATAGCTGGAGCATGAAACAGTGATCACTGACTTCTCCAGAGGCTTGTTCACCGTGTTACGCTTAAGTTTGAGTGCAAGAAGTCACATGTTAATATTAGCTTTATTGGCCATGTGGGCCTATGGAAAAATCCCTAGTTGGGAACAATTTCCATATGGGAGTTGGAGTGATGTATGTAGCCCAACTTATGGAGTAGCTAATGACTCTCAGTTCTTGAGGCAACGGTCAAGGAATATGTTTTTGGAAGAGTGGGTTGTTCCTCTTAGTTTCCAAAATGTTGTTTCCTAGATAACCATGGTTGTAGGACTGGTGTAGGGTAGAAGGATTCATGATGCGCGACTATTATTTTTTGACAAAATGCTTGAAGAAAATGTGTGAGTAGAAGCATAGGCAAAGTTTGCAAGGCATTTGAGCAGAGGGGATATAATGAAACTATATTTGTTTTTGATCTTGGAACATTTGATGTTTCAGTGTTCAAGGTTGGAGATGATGTGTTCAAGGGTTCTTCTCTAGATGGAGGAGTTTATTTTGTACCTTCTGAAAGAAGTGTTTTTGGTTGTGGTTTGATGGGCGAGTTTGTGTCTGAGAAATTAGTAAGAGAAGATGTTTTTGactttgatttgatttggagaagATTAATCTAGATTGTTCTCAAACAAAGTTTGGTGAAGCTAAAATCTTGCTTGCTAGTTGTAttaggagtttagaaatggaattagGGATGTCACACTGCATGGCTGTACCGATTGGCCTTcacaggggagattgttgggaatgtgaagcgcaacggtcacatgaccattcacaTTTTCCCAACTCTTGGTCTCATAGCCGAATGTGATAGTATAAACGATTATGTACAGTCCATGTATGATGTAGATAGGATAACAATTAATAAAGAGTTTTTCCTTGCTTGAGAGTGGACATAAGTTTTATGGtgaaacactataaatttgtgtcgtgttttttgttgtattattttctttctttgttttgtgtttattatatgTTCTCTCTTTTCTTGTTTTAATTTAACACTCCTTCGATTTAAAATTTGAAACTGGAGAGTACAAGCAACACATTTGAAACTTGCTCCAACCGTATATTTaatatcaattttcaaaatttaataatcaTGAATTATATTTCCTTTGTTCCTATATTCTTTAGTACTACCTAATCATCTCAGAGACAAGGTGGATTGTAATTTATTGATTGTAAGAATTCTGCTTTTGGTAAAGATGACAAATATTGTTCATTTTCATGACGGAATAAATATATGCTTACCATAAATGGTTGGAGAGCATTCATAAACTCTAATGTTGGGATTATATGttctaattataaaatataaacaatttatCATTACTCGCCTATGATTTAATACAAGAAAGAATGCGAAATCTAGGAGAGATCATCAAATTCAATCGATGACAAAAtccaattattttttaataatgccAGCCTATAGATATACTTGCTCCATCTTATGTTTCAATAAAGTTCTTTTCCTTTTAACATTAATGCCAACTCAATTTACAGTATTATACTCCAATtgcaacaataatatttttttagcAGACTTATTATAAGTTTTGACATATATTGTATACATAACGTTAAACAAAAAAATCAGTGAAGTCCATTCGAACACTGTAGGTATTTAATATGCTGGTAAGGTAGAAGCGGAATGTTCGATATATGCAACAGCTATATGATATTGAGTAAGAGACAAAAGTTTTCAGGCGTGGGTACCTTCTCAAAATGATGTTTCATCGATTATATTTTGGCTAAGAAGATTATTACATCTTTGCTGTTCTGGAGAGGGGTGTAGAGCTCAGCTCAGCCATGGTTCCTCACGCTCTTCTTGTTGCTTTTCCTTTACAGGGTCACATTAATCCCATGATGCAGCTCGCCTGGAAGCTCATCTCTCATGAATTCCTTGTCACTTTCCTCAACTCCGACAGCAATCATAACCGCATACTCAAAGCCAACACTCCAAATTCTTTGCATGATAACATCCGAATGATATCTGTTCCCTTTGAATTCCCTGTTATGGATACTCTGGAAGGCATTGCAAATGGCATGGAGGCGTTGGGAAAGGACATGGGGCCTTCTGTAATTGATAGAGTAGTTCGGGAAATAAATGCCAGAAATGAAGAAAACAAGCTCACCTGTATAATTGCAGACGCCTTGATGTGCTTTGGCTTACAGCCGGTGGCCATGCTCCATAAAATTCCCCTCGCCGCTTTCCACACTGCTCTCGCTTCATTTTTCACCATCTACTACTTTAGTCCCAGTCTGGTCTCGCTTGGCATCCTTGCTTCAGATGGTAACATATAATAATACACTTTCAATCTATTTTAGTTTCTATTTCATGATGCAAATGACAAATTAAAACCTTTTTTCATCTTTGTGGGTTTTGTGTTGAAGGAACTCCAAAGCAAGATAAAACAGTAAAATTTCATTCCTCCATGCCGGCGCTGCATTCGGGAGATCTTCCGTGGTTGTGGGCAGGCGAATACATGTTTAGAAAAGGGATTCGTATGGCAGAGGAAGTCAAACACATCAAATGGGTCCTTTTCAGTTCATTCTTAGAGATCGAAGCTTCATTAGTCGAAACGTTGTCCAAAGAAGTGGGAGTGTATCCAATAGGCCCTCTAATTCCTCCCGAGTTTCTCCATAGCAGGACAAGCACGAaggtcctcccaagcttctggaaAAATGACACAGAATGTTTACAGTGGTTAGATAAACACTGTGCCCACTCTGTGATATACATATCTTTTGGAAGTATTACAGTTCTGAGTGAAAAGCAAGTGGAAGAGCTTGCTATGGGAATGGAGGCAACCCGGAGACCATTTCTGTGGGTTGTACGCCCCGATCTGATGAAAGGAAGCGAAGCTATTTTACCTGCAGATTTCTTGGAGCGTGTGAGAGATAGGGGTTGCATAGTTTCGTGGGCCCCACAGTTAGAGGTGTTATCTCATCCTTCCATAGCCTGTTTTGTGACTCACTGTGGATGGAACTCTGTGCAGGAAAGCATCACCATGGGCGTGCCCATGCTTTGTTGGCCTTATTTTGCAGACCAGTTTCTTAACCGCACGTATGTTATTGATGTGTGGAAATTGGGTTTGCCATTAAATGCGAATAGCGAAGGAATTATAGAGAAGGGAGAGTTTGTAAAAGGCGTAGAGATTTTGCTGGAATCGGAACAAGGCCTTGAAATAAGAGAGGAAGCTAGAAAATTGAAGATAATTGCTAGGGATTCAGTCAAGGACGGGGGCTCCTCATGGAATAATTTTAATCTATTTGTCACCACCATGAAGTGACAACCGAATGAATGACTTGCTTTTTGGAGCCATTGTTTTGTTTCAGGTCTTTCATTATCGTGCAGAGAGGGACCCTGTTTTGTTTCATTTTGTCTCGTGTCCTACTTCCACATAATAGGTTATGTCATCCATGCTGTTCCAAAAATGCTCTTTCTTGTTCAGCAACCTGTTGTAAAATCTAAACAATGTTGTGTTAAAGTCTATTTTATTAGAAATAGAACTTCACCATGTTTTCATTTTGCTAAACTCTTCAGGTAGATAGTGCAGGGTGTATTAATTAATAATACAATTGTGTTTTAATATTGTTGTTGGATTGAGTATTGTATATAGATATAGATGGTATAAAATAAaaagtttttattttataaataatataattcaatGATAAGGCATGGAGAAActttaaatttcaattttattcaGTAAttcgattttcaattttttttaatatcagtAATAAATTAAATGTTAAAACTCTAATGTTGAAAGCATAATCTTATAAGTTGTAGCAATATTAGATTCAtcaaattataatgcaataaatCATTCATATgttgtaaaataaaaaaaatatagtaaTTAGATTTAAAAGTGATGCAAATGACTCTTTAAACTTAGGAGCTGACTGCCAGCACACATTTAGTTTTTTTGATTACGTCTAGTAGTAGATTTTAGTGAGTTAGACTGTTAGGTACCACGACAACATGGATTCTAAAAATAGAGAGTTAGAGTCTAATGAGGAGTAATTGTCTTTGAGAGAAATGAAAGGATATATTAGGTTGCAGATTTGTAACTTGAGGGAAGGAGGAAGATAGGAGAATTGGGCTTTTGAGTGATGAAAATATTTTCTCGGTTAATGGAAATATATCTTGTGTATTCTCTTTGCTATTTCTAAGTGCTCTTATTTGTACTCAATTAACCCTTGTTAATAACATTATCTATCTATTTCCTTCTATAGTTGTTTTTTGTGAGTAATAATAAAGAATCTTGAATGTTTCTCAAGTTTTTGTCTTTGTGTATTGGAAAAGTCAGATTTAGAAGTATGTGCTGAGCTAGGTGTTTGTATTAGTTTGATATCAGAGCAAATTTATCTTGAGCATGTGAGGCATTGTTATATATAGCAGTTCTTTTCTCTGTGTTTCTCCATTTCTTGTGAAGCCATCCCTTTATTTTTTATACATAGAATGCAAAATTTATGAAAATGATGAAAGATTGGTTGTGAAAGAGGAATGTTAGCAGCTTTGTTCAGTCCATGGAGGAGGATATATATGGGTTTTGGCCTTGGGTAGCAACTCATTATGTAATCTTTGTCATTGGTTTAAGCTTTATATTTCAAGTTTATCTATAGAGGTTGCTATTCTCAATAGTCTCCATTACTTGAAATTTAAGGTCTTGAATATCTCTGGTGACATGAGAACCCATAAAGTTGTATAGAGTTAAAGGAGTTTGAGTATAGCCAAATGGATGGGGAAGGAGAAAAAAAAATAGAGTAGAACCTTGAAAAATGTAATTAGCCTATGGAGTAAGGGAAAAATGACTATTTACATATTTAGACGAGGCCCCTAAGTGTCAAAGTTTTTATCACAATTTAGAAGACATCCCATGTCGAGAGAAACCATAAAATCAATGTTTAAGAAGAACAAGGGAGATGCAAATTTTATGAGAAATGTTTATCACCTATCTAAATGAATAATGTAGTGTTGTGATGAACTGCCTTATGGTAGAAGTGAGAGTTGATATGAAGCAAGGTGTATCTATATACTTGAGTTTTGGTTGTAAATTCAAATATTGAATGGTATCATGAAGTGGAAGAGATGATTAAGTTGGCTGTAAAGTTAAATATGTAATGGTATCATGACAAGTTCCAAGCTTCCAATCCTAAGAAATTCAAATATTCCTCAAAACTCCTCAAACTTTTCAATCCACCTATCCTAAAATCTCCACATTCTATAAAATCTCAAAAGTAGTCCATAGAAATGCAACAATCCTTATCCATGCAATCTTGCAATGCAATCTATTAACCCAGTCCTCATATTGTTCTCAAAATTAATAACATAATCCTCACATTATTTTTGGACCTATCCTTCCCACAtcaataacattatcattattatcaattaatcaattttttatcatcttgACTAGGGGAAAGATGATGCTTGTCTTTGCATTGTAGTGCATGCTTGGTTGCttgatattttgtatttttatttattttcatttatcgTGGTCCGTACAATATACCATCACAACAACAACATGGTCTTCCATGTCCCAAATGACCTTTCCTTTTTATTGTCCATGCATTAGCTACATATCATCTTGGTTTGATATACATTGCTATATAAAATGAAGGCCGTTCTCCTCAAATCATCACAACTAATCACCATATTAAATTTATTGCATCTATCTCTTAGTTTTAATTTTCTTCCGccatttttgaaatttcatttgaCATATTTTTCACATGTCTTATTTCAAGAAATCACTCAAATAATTTTTGAATGGATAAGATCTCGAGGAGGCATCAATCATTCCACAAACTAAATTGTCATTTTTTTTCCTACTCAAGTGAGGCATATCATTGCTTTGTACATCGCTTCTATGTTTTACTTCTTAATtacttttattttctttaaaatagtGTCACTTCAAATATCATCTTAATGAAGGGCAAAATGCAACATACACTAAAAGAATTCTCcttattattgtattgtttatttattaattataatcATATCATTAATTAAGTATTATCATTAATGATCTATTATTATTAATAATCCACTATTATTAATTTTCTATTATCAGTAATTATctattaaaattaatcatttaattaaattatagttTGTTATTTAAGTAAAATGAGTTAATTATCCATTTACACAAACTAAACTTGATCCATAATTATCCTCTCATATCTTCTCCATTAGTTAATTCATTCTTTAAGTTAGCAACTTTTTCATTCAAATTATTTCACAAGCATTTGAAATAAAACTTCATATTTAATGTTTTGAATTCTATGCGTATGAATTCAAACTATTGATAATATTTAATTGCATTTTAGAATTATTAAGgttaaattttttaaaaacataaGAGATGTGATTGTGTGTACAATCTCATAAAAAACATAATCACATGTTATTAGAAATTAGACTAGACATATTTTGAACAAAGAAACTAAACATGACAAAATATTAGATTAAAGAACGAATTAATAAATACAACATAATAATCATATCTTAGAATTATTAAGATtggtaatttataatttaaaaacatACAAAATGTGACTTGTGACTTGTGCAATCCTATTAAAAACATAATCAAATGCTATTAAAAATCAGACTAGACatattttgaagaaaaaatataGACACcacaaaatattaaattaatcttgagttaagaaatatatttaaataattaaaaaatattaaaattatatattaaaatatctaactcatattttatatatatatatatattcaatcattTTGATTGCCATGTCTATACATAGGAAACGTTTTATCGTAAAGATAAAACTTGATCGGCATAATGCAATAATCACTATGCATGCTACGAGACAGTCGAAAGGCTAGATGCGAAAAGTCGCTAAACGATATGGTCTAAGAGACAAAAGTTATCAGGCGAGGATCTCTTCGCAAAACGATGTTTTACCTATTATATTTTGGCTTCTTTGCTAACAAGAATATTACATCTGTGTTTCTCTCGAGTCAGGTGTACAACTAAGCTCAGCAATGGTTCCTCACGCGCTTCTCATTCCTTTTCCTGCACAGGGTCACATTAATCCTATGATGCAACTTGCCTGGAAGCTCGTCTCCCATGGATTCCTCCTCACTTTCCTCAACTCTGACAGTAGTCATAACAGCATACTCAAAGCCAACGCTCCAAATTCTTTACATGATAACATCCAAATGATATCCGTTCCCTTTGAATTCCCAGTTATGGATACTCTGGAAGGCATTGGAAATGGCATGGACGCAGTGGAAAAGTGCATGGGGCCTTCTGTTATTGATAGAGTAATTCAGGAAATAAATGCCAGGGAAGAAGAAAACAAGCTCACCTGTATAATTGCAGATGCCTGGATGTCCTTTGGTTTACACCCGCTAGCCACGCTTCACAAAGTTCCCCTCGCCGTTTTCCACACTGCTCCCGTTTCAATCTTCGCCATTCACTACTTCATTACCAATATGGTCTCACTTGGTGTCGTTTCTTCCGATGGTAATATATAATCATCCACTTTCAATTGATTTTAGTTTTTCTTTTATGATTCAAACAACATTTAAATAGCTTTTCCATCCTTGTGGATTTTGTTGTGAAGGAATTCCAAAGCAAGATCAGAAAACAAAATATCTTCCCTCCATGCCGCCGCTGCGTTCTGGAGATCTTCCGTGGTTGTGGGGAGGCGAATACTTTTTTCGGAAAGGTACTCGCATGGCACAAGAAATCAAGCACATTAAATGGATCCTCTTCAATTCTTTCTTAGAGATCGAAGCTCCAGTAGTCGAAACGTTGTCCAAAGAAGTGGGCGTGTATCCAATAGGCCCTCTAATTCCTCCTGAGTTTCTCCATAGTACGGCGAGCACGAAGGTCCTGCCAAGCTTACGGAAACATGAGACGGAATGCTTACAATGGCTAGATAAACAGTGTACCCACTCTGTGATCTACATATCCTTTGGAAGTACTGGAATTATGAGTGAAAAGCAAGTGGAAGAGCTTGCGCTGGGATTAGATGCCACACAGAGACCATTTCTGTGGGTTGTGCGCTCCGATCTGATGAAAGGAAGCGAAGCTATTTTACCTGCTGGTTTCTTGGAGCGAGTGAGAGATAGAGGTTGCATAGTTTCCTGGGCGCCACAGTTAGAGGTGTTATCTCATCCTTCCTTAGCCTGTTTTGTGACTCACTGTGGGTGGAACTCTGTGCAGGAAAGCATCACCATGGGCGTGCCTATGCTTTGTTGGCCTTATTTTGCAGACCAGTTTATTAACCGAACGTATGTTGTGGATGTGTGGAAGTTGGGTTTGCCGTTGGATGCGAATAGCCAAGGAATTCGAGAGAAGGAAgaatttttgaaaggtgtagagatTTTACTGGAATCGGAACAAGGCCTTGAGATAAGAGAGGAAGCgagaaaattgaaaggaattgCTAGGGATACAATCAAGGACGGGGGCTCTTCATGGAATAACTTTAATCTCTTTTTGACTGCCATGAAGAGACAACCAAATGAATGACTTGCTTTCTGGAGCGATTGCTTTGTTTTACTTAGCTCGTTTATCCTGCAGAAAGGAATGCTTTTATCCTGAGCAGGACTTCTCGTCTCCAACTTCGACATAGGTTATGTCGAACCAAAACAATGTTGTGTTAAAAATGGACTTTAATTAGTAAGTATGCTTTCATTTTGCTAACTCTTCATGAAGGATGTTAACGCCGTGCAATTTCATCATAGTTGATGTTGTTACTGTATCAATTAATGATCTCGATATGTTTTGGGTATCATTGCTGAATTGAGTTTTTTATATAGAATGTTAGAgagtataatttaattttttttttaataatataatgttggattcattaatattattttattaatttttttaaaggttGGATATTATTGATTTCTTTTTTGTTAGGGAATGTATTGTAATCATTGTTTGTTATTGAATAGGATATTGGGAGTTCTTTCGAGCCTAGCTTTACTTCAAAAACTTTTCTTGAGGTGTGTGCGAGTGTGTTTGTTGGTGTGTGGGTCAAGAGGTGAAGATTCTTTCTCTTGTGCCAACTTCTATTCTATCTCTGTTATTATTCCTTTTCTAAATTGTTTTTATGATTAATTAAAGCCGGATAGGTTCAAACCTATCTCACTATAATCCTACTAAATTTTTGTGAGTGTGTTTGttggggtgtgtgtgtgtgtgtgtgtgtgcatgtttttttttttttttgggggggggaaggGTTGGGGGGGAAGACAAGTGAGAATTTTTCTTGTGTCAACTTTTGTTCTCTCTCTG is a window from the Cryptomeria japonica unplaced genomic scaffold, Sugi_1.0 HiC_scaffold_201, whole genome shotgun sequence genome containing:
- the LOC131868260 gene encoding linamarin synthase 2-like; protein product: MVPHALLVAFPLQGHINPMMQLAWKLISHEFLVTFLNSDSNHNRILKANTPNSLHDNIRMISVPFEFPVMDTLEGIANGMEALGKDMGPSVIDRVVREINARNEENKLTCIIADALMCFGLQPVAMLHKIPLAAFHTALASFFTIYYFSPSLVSLGILASDGTPKQDKTVKFHSSMPALHSGDLPWLWAGEYMFRKGIRMAEEVKHIKWVLFSSFLEIEASLVETLSKEVGVYPIGPLIPPEFLHSRTSTKVLPSFWKNDTECLQWLDKHCAHSVIYISFGSITVLSEKQVEELAMGMEATRRPFLWVVRPDLMKGSEAILPADFLERVRDRGCIVSWAPQLEVLSHPSIACFVTHCGWNSVQESITMGVPMLCWPYFADQFLNRTYVIDVWKLGLPLNANSEGIIEKGEFVKGVEILLESEQGLEIREEARKLKIIARDSVKDGGSSWNNFNLFVTTMK
- the LOC131868262 gene encoding anthocyanidin 3-O-glucosyltransferase 7-like, which translates into the protein MVPHALLIPFPAQGHINPMMQLAWKLVSHGFLLTFLNSDSSHNSILKANAPNSLHDNIQMISVPFEFPVMDTLEGIGNGMDAVEKCMGPSVIDRVIQEINAREEENKLTCIIADAWMSFGLHPLATLHKVPLAVFHTAPVSIFAIHYFITNMVSLGVVSSDGIPKQDQKTKYLPSMPPLRSGDLPWLWGGEYFFRKGTRMAQEIKHIKWILFNSFLEIEAPVVETLSKEVGVYPIGPLIPPEFLHSTASTKVLPSLRKHETECLQWLDKQCTHSVIYISFGSTGIMSEKQVEELALGLDATQRPFLWVVRSDLMKGSEAILPAGFLERVRDRGCIVSWAPQLEVLSHPSLACFVTHCGWNSVQESITMGVPMLCWPYFADQFINRTYVVDVWKLGLPLDANSQGIREKEEFLKGVEILLESEQGLEIREEARKLKGIARDTIKDGGSSWNNFNLFLTAMKRQPNE